A window of Anaerolineae bacterium genomic DNA:
CGAAATTTTACCCGGTTTTGGCCGGCTGTCAAGTGCCGTCGGAAGGGAATGAACGGCCTCCCGGGAGCCGGCTCACGGGAGGCCCATTTTCGGTTGGCTTGGGGAAAATGGCTGGTGAGGAGGGGCCGCCGGCCCTGTCACAACAGCTCGCGGATGCGGCGGTTGAAGCGGTCAATATGCTCGCGCATCACCGCTTCCGCCTCGTCCGCATCATGATTCGCGACGGCCTCGATCAGGCGCACATGGGTATCCACGGCCAGGTCCGCCGGCGTCAGCCGGCTCTGCACCAAGTTCCACAGGCGCAGTGCCAGGTTGTAATGGCGCGTCACATCCCGCACCAGCAGCTCGTTACCCGATGCGGTTGCCAGCAGGCGGTGAAAGGCTCGGTCCACACGGAACACGGTGGGAATGTCCAGGTTGTCGGTGTGTCCCATCTCCGCCGAGCAGAGCTGTAACTGCGAGAGGCGCGATGGGGTGATGCGCATGGCCGCCAAACGGGCGGAGAGGGGTTCCAATGCCATGCGCATTTCATAAATCTGATGCAGGTGATTCAGGCCGATCTCGGAGACGAAGATGCCGCGGCGCGGCACGATGACCACCAGGTTTTCCGCTTCGAGGAGCTTCAGCGCCTCACGAATGGGGGTCCGTCCCAAGCCCAGCTCCTCCATGAGCTGGGCCTCGCTGATGACCGAGCCAGGGGGCAGTTGTAAAGAGATAATCCGCTCTCGTATCTTATCCCGTGCGATGCTGTAATCCGTTGGACACATATATCCTCACTCTCGAGTCTCTATCATATTGGCACGCGCCGATCAATATACCGGCGCGAAACGTGTGATGTTTCACGAACCTTATTATATACAATACGCCGGGGGTTTGACAAATCCGGCGTGCCGGGGCAGTGGGATATAACAAGCCGGCGCGAGGGCGGTCTTGCCTGGCCATCCCGCGCCGGCGCAGTCCCCACGCGTGGGGGCGTCCGTCAATCCTCCCGCACGTCCACGATCTCAATGCCCTCGAGCTGTTGGATCTCCTGCACGAGCGCGTCCTTGTCCACGTGGCGCACCTTGACCAACAGCCACCATTTGTCAGGGTCGTCCGTGGGGTAGGTGCCCAGCGCGCCGATGTAGCCGTCCAGCTTGGCGATGGCATTCGTCACGCGCGCCAACTCCCCCTCGCAGTCCGGGATGCGCAGGGTCATGCGGATGCCCGGTTCCCGGGCCCCCAACAGTTCCACCATCATGCGCATCAGATCAATGTCGGTGATGATGCCCACCAGGCGGTTGCCGCGCATGACCGGCAGGCAGCCGATCTTCTTTTCCAGCATGATGCGGGCGGCTTTCTCAATGGGCGTGTCTTCCGTGGTGGTAATGACATCGCGCACCATGGCCTGTTCGACTTTGATCTTGTTCAGCTCGTAGTTCAGCTCCCAGATGCTGAGGGTGGTCAGCTTGGAGGGCATGACCTCCTGCAGGCTGGTGCGGGTGACAAGTCCCACCAGCTCGCCCTTGGTGTTGACCACGGGCAGGTGGCGGATGTTATTCTCCTTCATTACCCGTTGGGCTTCGTAGACCGGTCGGTCAGGGGTAATCGTCACTGGATGGGCCGTCATTTCGATTCGGACAAACATGGCGCAACCTCCTTAATAAATTGGGAGATCAGGTCTGGCCTTTGGTACTGCTCGCCGGCTGAAGCCGTGCTTGTGCGTTGGCGTGCAGGCTGGGCAGGTACAGGGAGACTACGCCGGCAATGACCAATATCGCACCGACAATTTGCAGCCATTCCAAGCGTTCGCCCAGGAAGATGTAGGCATACACCGCCCCAAACACCACCTCGGAGATGGCGACGATGGCGGCGATGCTGGCCGGCAGGTAGCGCAGGCCGAGCGTGTAAATGCTGAAGGAAACGATGGTGGGCAGTGCGATGAGCGCAATGAACCACCAGCGTGCCGGCGTCATCAGCGGCCACGGCCCCGGTGCCAGGAACTGCAGTGGGAACAACACCAGCATACCAAAACCAAAACCGTATGTCAAGATCGTCCAGGTGGAGTACTTGCCGGCGACCTTCTTGCCGAACAGGCTGAAACTGCCGTAGGTGATGGCGCTTCCCAGCCCGATCAATGCCCCCAACCAGGTAACTGATGCCTGCCCCAATATATCCACTCGCGCCACCAGCACACAGCCGACAAAGGTGACGATGATGGCGATGATTTTCACGGCATCTATGGATTCGCGCCACAGGAGCCAGGCCATGACGGTGACGAAGGCCGGCGCGGCCTCCTGCAGGACCGTGGCGACTGCCACCCCATTGGTCCACACGCTCAGGTTCCAGAGCACATGGAACGTCCCGATGCTGAACGCGCCCAGGCCGATCAGCGCCGGCAGGTCGCGCCGCTCTACCCGGAGCATTGCCGGCTTTAGGATAGCCAGCCCGATGGAGCCGGAAGAAAATCTCCTGCGGCCAACCCGCTATGCGGAGGNNNNNNNNNNTGCCGGCTTTAGGATCGCCAGCCCGATGGACAGGCACAAGAATGTAGTCAGGTCCCGCCAGAACGCCAGCGCCAGGGCGGAGATGGGGACCATGCGCACGATGAAGGTGAGGAACAGACCCGAGGTACCCCAGCCGGCGGTGGCAAGGATGACCAGAAAATAACCGAGCGCTCGGCGCTCAGCCGATGGTGGCGATTTCGATTCCGACATAATCTCCGCTCTACGTTGATGTGCGCCCTGCCGGGTTCAGATCACTTCCTTGACTGTCTGTTGAAACTCCAGGATGTGCTGGCGCATGAGGCGCTCCGCCTCGGCGGCGTCGCGCCGCAGGACGGCCTGGATGATTTCCTGGTGGCTCTGGAGATTGACCTCCGACGGCCGCACGCGCCCCAGCGTGTAGTACCACAGCCGGCGCGCCAGATCGTAGAAGCGCTCCACCTCCACCGTGAGAAAGGTATTGTGCGCCGCGCGCGTCAGCGCCAAATGGATCTCCCGATCCAGCTCCAAGCGCTCTCGGGTAGGAAGGGAGCGCATTTCATCGCCGGCCAGCCGCTCCAAATACTTTCCCAGGCGAGCAAGATCCTCGGCGTTGGCCCGCTCACAGGCCAGCCGCATGGCCAATCCCTCCAGCTCGAGGCGCACCTCGATGATTTGCTGGAGATCCGTGATGGAGATGGAGGCCACGAATATGCCGCGGCGCGGC
This region includes:
- a CDS encoding GntR family transcriptional regulator, giving the protein MPTDAARAYRAIKEKIITLELAPGSVIQDGELMQELQLGRTPIREALKLLEAEKLVMTVPRRGIFVASISITDLQQIIEVRLELEGLAMRLACERANAEDLARLGKYLERLAGDEMRSLPTRERLELDREIHLALTRAAHNTFLTVEVERFYDLARRLWYYTLGRVRPSEVNLQSHQEIIQAVLRRDAAEAERLMRQHILEFQQTVKEVI
- a CDS encoding CBS domain-containing protein, whose protein sequence is MFVRIEMTAHPVTITPDRPVYEAQRVMKENNIRHLPVVNTKGELVGLVTRTSLQEVMPSKLTTLSIWELNYELNKIKVEQAMVRDVITTTEDTPIEKAARIMLEKKIGCLPVMRGNRLVGIITDIDLMRMMVELLGAREPGIRMTLRIPDCEGELARVTNAIAKLDGYIGALGTYPTDDPDKWWLLVKVRHVDKDALVQEIQQLEGIEIVDVRED
- a CDS encoding GntR family transcriptional regulator, which encodes MCPTDYSIARDKIRERIISLQLPPGSVISEAQLMEELGLGRTPIREALKLLEAENLVVIVPRRGIFVSEIGLNHLHQIYEMRMALEPLSARLAAMRITPSRLSQLQLCSAEMGHTDNLDIPTVFRVDRAFHRLLATASGNELLVRDVTRHYNLALRLWNLVQSRLTPADLAVDTHVRLIEAVANHDADEAEAVMREHIDRFNRRIRELL
- a CDS encoding EamA family transporter, whose protein sequence is MLRVERRDLPALIGLGAFSIGTFHVLWNLSVWTNGVAVATVLQEAAPAFVTVMAWLLWRESIDAVKIIAIIVTFVGCVLVARVDILGQASVTWLGALIGLGSAITYGSFSLFGKKVAGKYSTWTILTYGFGFGMLVLFPLQFLAPGPWPLMTPARWWFIALIALPTIVSFSIYTLGLRYLPASIAAIVAISEVVFGAVYAYIFLGERLEWLQIVGAILVIAGVVSLYLPSLHANAQARLQPASSTKGQT